The Seleniivibrio woodruffii genome segment AGCGGGTTCACCGGAAAACCCAGTTTCCGCAGAAACTCAAGGTCGTCGTGATGAAACCTGCTTCCGCCGAAGTCCACTCCGTAAACGAATATATCAAGCCCTCTGGCCGCAGTTATCCTGCTGTCGAGCTGTCTGAGTGTGCCCGCCGCACAGTTGCGGGGGTTGGCAAACAGTTTCAGCCCCTTCTCCGCCTGCTGACGGTTCAGCCTCTCAAACGCCTTAACGGGCATGTAGACCTCACCCCTTACGGTGAGTTTCTCTTTATAGTCAATGCTTAACGGCAGAGACAATATCGTTCTGGCATTATGGGTGACGTCCTCTCCAGTGACTCCGTCGCCGCGGGTGGCCGCACGGACAAGCACTCCGTTCTCATAGGTCAGAACCACCGCCAGACCGTCGATCTTAGGCTCCACGACAAATTTCAGCTCCCGCTCCGCCTCTTTCAGGCAGGTGTTTATGAAGTGCTGAAGCTCTTCCTCGTTATAAGCGTTTGACAGTGAAAGCATCTTAACCTCATGGGTCACGCTTTCAAGGTCGCTGACGGGTCTGTCACCCACCCTTTGTGTGGGTGAGTCGGGTGAGATTACGGACGGGTCTTCTGTCTCCATCCGCACAAGCTCATTATAGAGCCTGTCGTATTCCGCATCGGAAACAAGCGGATCGTCCTCTGTATAGTATTTTCTGCTGTAAAGATTAAGAAGGTTTACCAGTTCTTTGTATTGCATATTGTCCTTTGATAACTGCTTTATGTTATGAGATTGCCGCACCTGCTTCGCAGATTCGCAATGACAAAAAGTCAGGCGTCACTGCGAGGGCTATCAGCCCGTGGCAGTCTCATCCATTAACTATTTCTCGTATCGTCTTATTATGCTTCCTGCCGGAAGTTTCAGCCCTTTCAGGATACACTTTATCCCCGGCTTGGTGAACTCCAACGGCTTACCGTTTGGTTCGGTGATTGCACCGGTCAGAATATGTGTCTCCTCCATGTCGGGAGTGAGCACGCTGACAGCTTCGTCCGCCGCAAACTTGCCCTTGGCCTCAATGAGGGTTCCGTCTTCGGCGTCACCCAGAACCTGCCCAAGATATTCACATCCCCTTATATAGCTTGATGTGCCGTAGTTCATGCTCTTGTGGTCGGCCTCGCTGTCGTAGAAAGCCTCTGTATATTCCCTGTGGCTGACGCTTTGTAGCATCTCCATCCATCTTTTGTCTGTGATGTAATTGCCTTGGATGGCTTTTTCGATGGCCTGCCTGTACACACCCGTAACAACGGAAACGTACATGACGCTCTTCATCCGCCCCTCTATCTTAAGGCTCTTCACGCCCGCATCGGTGAGCTCACCGATACGGTCTATCAGACATAAATCCTTGCTGTTGTAGAAATATGTGCCCCTTTCGTCCTGCTCCACAGGATAATACTGTCCTTCCCTGCTCTGTTCCACCAGAGCATAGTTCCAGCGGCAGGGCTGTGCGCAGTCCCCTGCGTTTGCGTCCCGTCCGGTCATATAGTTGCTGATGAGACAGCGTCCGGACATGGATATGCACATTGCTCCGTGGACGAACACCTCTATCTCGCATGAGGTGTTTTTGCAGATATGCCGTATCTCTTCGCCTGAAAGCTCACGGGCGAGTATCACCCGCTCCGCTCCCATTTCGTGCCAGAACTCAACGGCGGCAAGGTTTGTCACGTTTGCCTGAGTGCTGATGTGTATGGGGATTTTCGGTGCATATTTTTTTGCGTAGTGGAAAACTCCGGGATCGGAGACTATCACCGAGTCGGGCTTTATCTCCGAAAGCAGACCGAAATACTCTTTCAGCCCTTCAAATTCTCCGTTTTTAAGGTATGCGTTAACCGTCACATACCCTTTTTTGCCGTTGGCACGCAGAAAAGCGAAGGCTTCCGCCATTTCGTCCGCTTCAAAATTGCCCGCACGGGCACGCAGGCCGAAGCCGCTTCCGGCAAAATAGACCGCATCCGCACCAAACTGCACAGCGGCCTGCATCTTTTCAAAACTCCCTGCGGGAGCAAGCAGTTCCGGTTTGTTCATCATTTCCTCTTGGCGGCAACGACAACGCCGCCCGTC includes the following:
- a CDS encoding peptidase U32 family protein — its product is MNKPELLAPAGSFEKMQAAVQFGADAVYFAGSGFGLRARAGNFEADEMAEAFAFLRANGKKGYVTVNAYLKNGEFEGLKEYFGLLSEIKPDSVIVSDPGVFHYAKKYAPKIPIHISTQANVTNLAAVEFWHEMGAERVILARELSGEEIRHICKNTSCEIEVFVHGAMCISMSGRCLISNYMTGRDANAGDCAQPCRWNYALVEQSREGQYYPVEQDERGTYFYNSKDLCLIDRIGELTDAGVKSLKIEGRMKSVMYVSVVTGVYRQAIEKAIQGNYITDKRWMEMLQSVSHREYTEAFYDSEADHKSMNYGTSSYIRGCEYLGQVLGDAEDGTLIEAKGKFAADEAVSVLTPDMEETHILTGAITEPNGKPLEFTKPGIKCILKGLKLPAGSIIRRYEK